The genomic interval CGCCTCGTAATTAAGAATCCTGTCAGGTGAATCCTGCGAAAGACGCCATTCATCCATCACCACACCGATCTCCTGCGCTATTCCAGCGGAATCCATGAGACAGTTCCGCATTCTATCGCTTTCTATCAGCAGAGCTTCCTCGAGGGCGGAGGCGGGATAATAGAGGTAGTATGTCGTAAAATCTTTACCTGTGAAACCGTTTGCCTGACCGCCGTTCTTCTGTGATGTCTGCCAGAATCTGAGACCCGATATATCCTGTGTGCCGTTGAACATCATGTGCTCAACAAAATGGCTGATTCCCGTTATCTCATCCGTTTCGTACCGGGCGCCGACATTGTACCTTGTTATGACCGCTACTGTTGGAGAGTAATGCATCTCCTCGAGTACTACTGTCAGGCCATTATCAAGTGTGTAAACGAAAGGGTCGGCGGAAAGATTCTGTGCAGCGAAAACCAGCATGAACAGACCGAGTACCTTTTTCATGTCGGAGTGTCCCTTCATTGAATTGATTTCATTCAGATGATATGAAAATGTTTGATAACATTACTACATAATATAAACCAGTTGTTTTCGAAAGTCTCCGTGGAAACTCGCGGGGTTGGTTCTCTGGACTGTGAATCGGTTATTTCCCACAGCGGTAAAATCCGGTATATAAACCTGATTACTAACATCCGGATAAAAGGAGCGTATAGCATGAGTACAGTCTCAATCCTTCCATCAGACAGTATTGGAAAAGGCTTTATCCCCGACGAGTTTATTCCCCCGGGGAAAGATGAATATTACCTTCGCAATATTCAGAATTCAGCGCAGGAAGGACGATGGCGGCATCTGCGATCTCATGAAATCGAGAAACTCCTGCAGAATGGCAACACCTGCAGTGACTGGAATGAGATAACAGTTACAGATCAGTTCGATACAGATCTGGTCAGGAACACTGAGTTCTGCGGACTTGTCCGAATCGGAAATATACGGAACATAGTTCTCGAGCATCATGATCTGCGGGTTCGGGCAGGTATTACGAACAGTGTGATAATCTCCTGTGACATAGGAGATGATACGGCAATTCATGATGTCCGGTATCTGTCGCATTTCATAATCGGAAATAGCTGCGTTCTGTTCAATATCAATGAGATGCACACGACCAATCATTCAAAATTCGGTAATGGGATCATCAAGGAAGGTGAACCTGAAGATGTCCGCGTATGGCTTAATCTGATAAATGAATCCGGCAGCCGAAGAATACTGCCTTTTAACGGTATAATTACCGCGGATGCCTATCTCTGGGCAAAATACCGGGACGATACTGTGTTGATGGATAAATTGAAGGATATCACGCAGAACAGCTTTGACTCGCGCCGTGGTTTCTACGGAACAGTCGGAGACCAGTGCGTAATCCGGAACTCACTCGTTCTCAAGGATGTCCGTATAGGTCCGCACTGCTACATCAAAGGCATTAACAAGCTTAAAAATCTGACCATCAACTCTTCGGAATCAGAACCAACGATGATCGGAGAAGGTGTTGTATTGGTGAATGGAATTATCGGTTCTGGATGTCACGTTTTCTACGGGTGCATGGCCATACGGTTCATCCTTGGCGATAACTCAAACCTGAAGTACGGCGCCAGACTCATTCACTCGTTCCTGGGAGACAATTCAACTGTTTCCTGCTGTGAAGTACTCAACAATCTTATTTTTCCGGCACACGAACAGCATCACAACAATTCCTTTCTTATCGCCTCTCTTGTAATGGGACAGAGCAATATGGCCGCTGGCGCTACGATAGGCTCCAATCACAACAGCAGAGCGAACGATAATGAGATACAGGCAGGCCGGGGATTCTGGCCTGGATTATGCACGAGCGTTAAACATTCCTGCCGTTTTGCTTCTTATGTGCTGCTGTCAAAAGCTGATTATCCTGCCGAACTTGATATCCCGCTGCCATTCTCACTGATCGGCAACAATACGGCCATGAACCAGCTGGAGGTCATGCCGGCATTCTGGTGGTTGTACAATATGTATGCCCTTGCGAGGAATTCCGGAAAATTTCAGATTCGCGATGGCCGCAGGAGAAAAATCCAGAACATCGAATTCGATTATCTTGCGCCGGATACCGCGGAGGAGATGTTCAATGCACGCAGGTTGCTTGAAATATGGACAGCCAGAGCAGGTTTGCGCTGCATGATAGATACGGGAGACAATAAGAGCGATGAAGAACTCGCTACCTTCGGACGTGAGATTCTTACCGGATCTTCCGCAACAGTTGACGCTCTTGAGATCCTTGGCGAGAAGATGGAGAAATCGAACAGAAAGATAGTCATTCTCAAAACGTATAAGGCTTACCATGCATATGGGGATATGCTCCATTTATACGCAGTCAGGAACCTGCTGGAATACCTGAAAACGCATCAAAACGCTGATTACTCAGCAATGTGCGAAGTGTTAACCTGTGACCGCATACGCGA from Candidatus Aegiribacteria sp. carries:
- a CDS encoding DUF4954 family protein, translated to MSTVSILPSDSIGKGFIPDEFIPPGKDEYYLRNIQNSAQEGRWRHLRSHEIEKLLQNGNTCSDWNEITVTDQFDTDLVRNTEFCGLVRIGNIRNIVLEHHDLRVRAGITNSVIISCDIGDDTAIHDVRYLSHFIIGNSCVLFNINEMHTTNHSKFGNGIIKEGEPEDVRVWLNLINESGSRRILPFNGIITADAYLWAKYRDDTVLMDKLKDITQNSFDSRRGFYGTVGDQCVIRNSLVLKDVRIGPHCYIKGINKLKNLTINSSESEPTMIGEGVVLVNGIIGSGCHVFYGCMAIRFILGDNSNLKYGARLIHSFLGDNSTVSCCEVLNNLIFPAHEQHHNNSFLIASLVMGQSNMAAGATIGSNHNSRANDNEIQAGRGFWPGLCTSVKHSCRFASYVLLSKADYPAELDIPLPFSLIGNNTAMNQLEVMPAFWWLYNMYALARNSGKFQIRDGRRRKIQNIEFDYLAPDTAEEMFNARRLLEIWTARAGLRCMIDTGDNKSDEELATFGREILTGSSATVDALEILGEKMEKSNRKIVILKTYKAYHAYGDMLHLYAVRNLLEYLKTHQNADYSAMCEVLTCDRIREWVNLGGQIVSGKDAALIRLDIRSGELDNWDEIHRRYDTLQEAYPFEKQKHSFATLCELLGTDKPTEEQWIRALDKAVEIQEFIRDQVYISRKKDFDNPFRQATYRNEAEMNAAIGTIEDNEFVQQVREETEDFRKLASDTVCRS